A stretch of Dyella sp. BiH032 DNA encodes these proteins:
- a CDS encoding acyl-CoA thioesterase: MTNNAAPLPEATLLEMVFPDHTNHLGTLFGGQALAWMDKAAFIVASRHARRTVVTARSEEVNFRVPVRKGQLVELLARIVKVGSSSMHVEVEMTAEDPLTGDRRVCTTGRFVMVALDSNGTPTHVPPLHG, from the coding sequence ATGACGAACAACGCCGCACCCCTGCCCGAAGCCACGCTGCTGGAAATGGTCTTCCCGGACCATACGAACCACCTTGGCACCCTGTTCGGCGGTCAGGCGCTGGCGTGGATGGATAAGGCGGCTTTCATCGTGGCGTCGCGCCATGCTCGGCGCACGGTGGTCACGGCGCGTTCGGAGGAGGTCAACTTCCGCGTGCCGGTGCGCAAGGGGCAATTGGTGGAACTGCTCGCGCGCATCGTGAAGGTGGGCAGCAGCTCGATGCACGTGGAGGTGGAGATGACAGCGGAAGATCCGCTCACCGGCGACCGCCGCGTCTGCACCACCGGACGTTTCGTGATGGTGGCGCTGGATTCCAATGGCACGCCGACGCACGTGCCGCCGCTGCACGGCTGA